The proteins below come from a single Pirellulales bacterium genomic window:
- a CDS encoding corrinoid protein, protein MPDYPLMNQALYEGQAPQIEAMTRAALNEGRGPHEVLQEGLIAGMSVVGEDFKHNRLYVPQVLVAARAMKAGMGVLKPLLSAGGESRSLGTVVMGTVKGDLHDIGKNLVCMMAEGAGFTIVDLGVDQSAEKFIAAVREYDAGIVGMSALLTTTMPYMKVVVDALKNAGLEHVKVCVGGAPVSEMFAEEIGADGYGADAPRAVELFKELYPVAV, encoded by the coding sequence ATGCCCGACTACCCCTTGATGAACCAGGCGCTCTACGAGGGACAGGCTCCGCAGATTGAAGCGATGACCCGCGCGGCGCTCAACGAGGGTCGCGGCCCTCACGAGGTGCTCCAGGAGGGACTCATCGCAGGCATGAGCGTCGTCGGTGAGGATTTCAAGCATAATCGGCTCTATGTACCCCAAGTGCTGGTGGCCGCACGAGCCATGAAAGCCGGGATGGGGGTTCTTAAGCCCCTGTTGTCCGCCGGCGGCGAATCGAGGTCTCTCGGGACCGTCGTTATGGGGACCGTCAAAGGGGACCTCCACGACATCGGCAAGAACCTTGTCTGCATGATGGCCGAAGGGGCGGGGTTCACCATTGTCGACCTCGGGGTCGACCAGTCGGCCGAAAAGTTCATCGCCGCGGTCCGCGAGTACGACGCGGGAATCGTCGGCATGAGCGCTCTGCTGACCACGACCATGCCCTACATGAAGGTGGTCGTCGACGCCCTCAAGAACGCGGGCCTCGAACACGTGAAGGTCTGCGTCGGCGGCGCGCCGGTCAGCGAGATGTTCGCCGAAGAAATTGGCGCCGACGGCTATGGCGCCGACGCCCCCCGAGCGGTCGAACTGTTCAAAGAGTTGTATCCTGTGGCCGTGTGA
- a CDS encoding DUF4445 domain-containing protein — MTGSAYFPKQSEIIVAAQVDLNAQSCSAEEGESLFACAERLGVRVPTSCYMNGKCRECLVEVVAGGESLSPPTASEAHLRDGFRLACQARVAAPDATIRCRTLRRGTMRIEHSAATGFAGAGAASLDPAVTRVAKQVLLDGRPLTQASGPLLGLAIDVGTTTVVVRLVDLETGVIRAVQSFENPQRFAGSDVMARIRYDGENRGRLLQRTLLAYLGHAIEEFDCDPAAIYEAIVVGNTTMRDLVFGLDVQSVGQRPYRSLTEHELAEGRRTSTTLFATGKDLRLPIHPQAHVVGLPIVGGHVGADAAACLLAVGLLDEDRTVAVMDVGTNTELVVGNSRRLLAASCPAGPAFEGGAIACGMPALDGAIESIRLSADGVPSLRTIGDAPPEGICGSGLIAALSELLRTERIDRFGRFVNGDHCFVFDEARNVYLAESDVSELAQAKGANAAGLQIVLKRYGIGLAGLDRFYLAGGFARHIDVDAARRIGLIPNMPDDRIVQIGNAAIEGATLALCSMSARRRLEQCVAQIEHVELETDPDFFDRFVDGCQLAPLEQLTPAP, encoded by the coding sequence TTGACCGGTTCGGCTTACTTCCCCAAGCAATCCGAAATCATCGTGGCGGCACAAGTCGACCTTAATGCGCAGTCATGCTCGGCCGAGGAGGGCGAGTCGCTGTTCGCATGCGCCGAACGCCTCGGCGTGCGAGTGCCGACTTCGTGTTACATGAACGGCAAATGCCGGGAGTGTCTCGTCGAAGTCGTCGCGGGAGGAGAGTCGCTCTCGCCGCCGACAGCCAGCGAGGCGCACCTCCGCGACGGCTTTCGCTTGGCATGTCAGGCCCGCGTTGCGGCTCCGGACGCGACGATCCGTTGCCGCACGCTTCGCCGCGGGACGATGCGAATTGAGCACTCCGCCGCGACGGGCTTCGCCGGCGCCGGCGCGGCGTCGCTCGACCCCGCGGTCACTCGCGTCGCCAAGCAGGTGCTGCTCGACGGCCGCCCCCTGACGCAGGCCAGCGGACCGCTGTTAGGCTTGGCGATCGACGTGGGGACGACCACGGTCGTCGTCCGGTTGGTCGATCTCGAGACCGGCGTGATCCGTGCCGTGCAATCGTTCGAGAACCCGCAGCGCTTCGCGGGGAGCGACGTTATGGCCCGCATCCGCTACGACGGCGAGAACCGCGGCCGGCTGCTGCAGCGGACCCTGCTGGCTTACCTGGGGCACGCGATCGAAGAATTTGATTGCGACCCGGCCGCCATCTACGAGGCAATCGTCGTCGGCAACACGACGATGCGCGATCTCGTGTTCGGACTCGACGTTCAGTCCGTCGGCCAGCGGCCCTATCGCTCGCTGACTGAGCACGAACTCGCCGAAGGCCGCAGGACGTCGACGACGCTGTTCGCCACGGGCAAGGACCTGCGGCTGCCGATCCACCCGCAGGCGCACGTCGTCGGATTGCCGATCGTGGGGGGGCATGTTGGGGCCGACGCGGCGGCGTGCTTGCTGGCGGTCGGATTGCTCGACGAGGACCGCACCGTTGCCGTGATGGACGTGGGAACGAACACGGAACTGGTGGTCGGCAATTCCCGCCGGCTGCTCGCCGCCTCGTGCCCCGCGGGGCCGGCGTTCGAGGGAGGCGCCATCGCCTGCGGCATGCCGGCTCTCGACGGGGCGATCGAATCGATCCGCCTCTCGGCCGACGGCGTCCCGTCGCTGCGAACCATCGGCGACGCGCCCCCCGAGGGAATCTGCGGCTCGGGGCTCATCGCCGCACTCAGCGAGCTGCTGCGCACCGAGCGGATCGATCGCTTCGGCCGGTTCGTCAACGGCGATCACTGCTTCGTGTTCGACGAGGCCCGGAACGTGTATCTCGCCGAGTCCGACGTCAGCGAGTTGGCCCAAGCCAAGGGCGCCAACGCCGCGGGCCTGCAGATCGTTCTCAAGCGGTACGGCATCGGACTGGCCGGACTCGATCGGTTCTACCTTGCCGGCGGTTTCGCCCGGCATATCGACGTCGACGCCGCGCGGCGGATCGGGCTCATTCCTAACATGCCCGACGACCGAATCGTCCAGATCGGCAATGCGGCAATCGAGGGGGCGACCTTGGCTCTCTGCTCCATGAGCGCCCGACGTCGCCTGGAACAGTGCGTCGCGCAGATCGAGCACGTGGAACTCGAAACCGATCCGGATTTCTTCGATCGCTTCGTCGACGGCTGCCAACTGGCGCCGCTTGAGCAACTGACGCCCGCTCCATGA
- a CDS encoding homocysteine S-methyltransferase family protein: MSNRLLEAIRTRTLLGDGAMGTQLQLAGLEPGGCGEAWNVHHPERVLEIQRRYVSAGSDCLITNTFGGSRIMLARHGHVDLVAEINAAGARIAREAFGAREGFVIGDIGPFGGLMEPYGEVKEQEVRDAFREQADALVAAGVDAIIIETQTAFEELGVGIEAAKAAGATCVIGSMAYDVTLDRSEIRTMMGISPEEAAQFMEQAGADVVAINCGAGIDARWATRAVETYRRVCKLPTMAQPNAGTPELVDMQVVYRQTPEQMAADLPALLDAGANIVGGCCGSTPDHIRRFREIIDARS, encoded by the coding sequence ATGAGCAACCGATTGCTTGAAGCGATCCGCACGCGCACCTTGCTGGGGGACGGTGCCATGGGGACCCAACTCCAACTCGCGGGGCTTGAACCCGGGGGCTGCGGCGAGGCCTGGAACGTGCACCACCCGGAACGCGTGCTCGAGATCCAGCGCCGCTATGTCTCCGCAGGATCCGACTGCCTCATCACCAACACCTTCGGCGGGTCGCGGATCATGCTCGCCCGCCACGGTCATGTCGACCTCGTCGCCGAGATCAACGCCGCCGGGGCGCGGATCGCCCGCGAGGCGTTCGGTGCCCGCGAGGGCTTCGTCATTGGCGACATCGGCCCCTTTGGCGGGCTCATGGAACCGTACGGCGAGGTCAAGGAGCAGGAGGTCCGCGACGCGTTCCGCGAACAGGCCGACGCGCTGGTCGCGGCCGGGGTCGACGCAATCATCATCGAGACGCAGACCGCGTTCGAGGAACTGGGCGTCGGAATCGAGGCAGCCAAGGCAGCGGGCGCCACGTGCGTCATCGGCTCGATGGCGTACGACGTCACGCTCGATCGTTCCGAAATCCGCACCATGATGGGGATCTCGCCCGAGGAAGCGGCCCAGTTTATGGAGCAGGCGGGCGCCGACGTCGTGGCGATCAATTGCGGCGCGGGGATCGACGCTCGCTGGGCGACCCGCGCCGTCGAAACGTACCGCCGCGTCTGCAAACTTCCGACGATGGCCCAGCCCAACGCGGGGACCCCCGAGCTCGTCGACATGCAGGTCGTCTACCGCCAGACCCCCGAGCAAATGGCCGCCGATCTGCCGGCGCTGCTCGACGCGGGCGCCAACATCGTCGGCGGCTGCTGCGGCAGCACGCCCGACCATATTCGCCGGTTCCGAGAAATCATCGACGCACGATCGTGA
- a CDS encoding DUF4185 domain-containing protein, with amino-acid sequence MTRLRTNLKPSSGPGPRFVVVVLAILGPTGLVGRAADGAEPLVARARLVGDLFHDNPFRITGQDAATSLVLPDGDALWTFGDTIEGPFNSIRNLDLRDKLSNTAAIVPPQNAKHGLPRYRFLTAPDDRRSRQILPFRSDEDPGQSRIWPMHGLCTGEHVYLFYHRISLKPGVDVFDDFTLDGMGLARAKLGEFAFERLTAPDGSLEFWKGDQPGFGVFVVEHEGYAYLWGSQMTGMFLARTRPESVEDLARYEYLVDAPTDARPDVRPRWSKTFQPSAPLFDSVPNEMSASYNAHLGRFVAVHTRMRENEIVVRTAPQLTGPWSAGEVAFRPERSSDADLFYAAKEHPELAIDGGRVIYVSFVNSATYVPQLVEVEFRP; translated from the coding sequence ATGACCCGCTTGCGAACGAATCTCAAGCCTTCTTCAGGCCCGGGCCCCCGGTTCGTTGTCGTCGTGCTGGCGATTCTCGGCCCGACAGGACTCGTCGGCCGTGCCGCCGACGGCGCGGAGCCGCTCGTCGCTCGGGCGCGGCTCGTGGGGGACTTGTTCCACGACAATCCGTTCCGCATCACCGGTCAAGACGCCGCGACCAGCCTCGTCCTGCCGGACGGCGACGCCCTGTGGACGTTCGGCGATACGATCGAGGGCCCGTTCAACTCGATCCGCAACCTCGACCTGCGCGACAAGCTGTCGAACACGGCCGCAATCGTTCCGCCGCAGAATGCGAAGCACGGCTTGCCGCGGTATCGCTTTCTGACCGCCCCCGATGACCGCCGCTCGCGGCAGATCCTCCCCTTTCGCTCCGACGAGGATCCCGGTCAGTCGCGCATCTGGCCAATGCACGGGCTCTGCACGGGGGAGCATGTCTACCTCTTCTACCACCGCATCTCGCTCAAGCCAGGGGTCGACGTGTTCGACGACTTCACGCTCGACGGCATGGGCCTCGCCCGGGCGAAACTCGGTGAGTTCGCCTTCGAACGACTGACCGCTCCCGACGGATCACTGGAATTCTGGAAGGGAGACCAGCCCGGGTTCGGCGTGTTCGTCGTCGAGCACGAGGGATACGCCTACTTGTGGGGCTCGCAGATGACCGGCATGTTTCTGGCCCGGACGAGGCCCGAATCCGTCGAGGACCTTGCCCGCTACGAATATCTCGTTGACGCCCCGACGGACGCCCGCCCCGACGTGAGGCCGCGGTGGTCGAAAACCTTCCAACCCTCGGCCCCGCTCTTCGACAGCGTGCCGAACGAGATGTCGGCTTCCTACAACGCCCATCTAGGCCGGTTCGTCGCGGTCCACACCCGAATGCGCGAGAATGAAATCGTCGTCCGCACCGCCCCGCAGTTGACCGGCCCGTGGAGCGCAGGCGAAGTCGCGTTTCGCCCCGAGCGCAGCAGCGACGCCGACCTGTTTTATGCCGCGAAAGAGCACCCGGAACTGGCGATCGACGGGGGCCGCGTCATTTACGTCTCGTTCGTCAACTCCGCGACCTATGTCCCGCAACTCGTGGAAGTGGAGTTCCGCCCCTGA